In the Marinomonas algicola genome, one interval contains:
- a CDS encoding TRAP transporter small permease, producing MGQASNKTMLNSSDSESPNLVDESQIEEPLDFKLIDLPVMILFWVLMCIVFLQFFTRYILNDSLAWTEEIARFLLVLVGFVGSITAVRKGSHIFLEFLYRFIPSSLAKVLSVFSEVVCVVFYGACAWMSSQIAMQTHQTLVSVELPKSYIYWVIAFCFVAMSLYSFGKMVMKMKLSHHQIVINIEEQATSV from the coding sequence ATGGGTCAAGCTTCTAACAAGACAATGTTGAATTCGTCTGACTCTGAGTCCCCCAATTTGGTTGATGAGAGCCAAATTGAGGAACCGCTAGATTTTAAGTTGATTGATCTACCCGTGATGATTTTATTTTGGGTGTTGATGTGTATTGTTTTTCTGCAATTTTTTACACGCTATATTTTAAATGATTCACTTGCATGGACAGAAGAAATCGCACGATTTTTACTGGTATTAGTCGGTTTTGTAGGTTCTATAACAGCCGTTAGGAAAGGCAGCCACATTTTTTTAGAGTTTTTGTATCGTTTTATTCCAAGTTCTTTAGCTAAAGTATTGTCCGTCTTTTCTGAGGTGGTGTGTGTTGTTTTTTATGGCGCTTGTGCTTGGATGTCTTCACAAATTGCCATGCAGACGCATCAAACCTTGGTGTCGGTCGAATTGCCTAAAAGCTACATTTATTGGGTCATTGCGTTTTGTTTTGTTGCTATGTCTCTTTATTCCTTCGGTAAAATGGTGATGAAAATGAAGCTTAGCCATCATCAAATTGTCATAAATATTGAAGAACAAGCTACTTCTGTTTAA
- a CDS encoding GMC family oxidoreductase has translation MRSQYKYIVVGGGSAGAVAAARLAKKETAGVLLLEGGYSHKHPLLDMPAGIFKMINGSKYMRYYHTTPQAHLGGRVHDIPQGNVLGGGSSVNAQVYMRGRASDYNEWQQILGGDAQWGWEHVLPYFKEMESNNRLLNEYHGASGPVQVSDPQHIDDSSRAFVQSVQAQGIPFNDDFNGVQQKGVGFYQFTNRNGRRSSTAYAFLGGDQTPNNLEIQLQCRVHKVLIEEGAAVGVIYENESGDVLEARLDNSSAGEVILAAGALITPKLLMLSGVGCAKQLEQHGIRCLVDLPGVGENLIDHPEVPIIATAKKGFGYFKQGEGWRMWRNGLQFALFGSGPVTSAGVEAGAFVNPTSVTKEATIQAFCVPMVYLDRDVLNLVNHDYGMTITTVVVKPVSRGYVRLASSNANDQPLVCPNLLKEEADLSAMIEGQRFFIKSFQTPPLANSITSIVIPDINSLSDACLAEHCRKTVKTNYHPAGTCKMGAAEDPMAVLNNRLQVKGIKGLRVCDMSAVPNINAGNTNAVAMMLGQRCADFILADDN, from the coding sequence ATGCGTTCTCAATATAAATACATAGTAGTTGGTGGTGGCTCTGCGGGTGCTGTGGCCGCCGCAAGACTGGCGAAAAAAGAGACGGCTGGCGTTTTATTATTAGAAGGGGGGTATAGTCACAAGCATCCGTTACTGGACATGCCTGCCGGTATTTTTAAAATGATCAATGGCAGCAAATACATGCGTTATTATCACACCACCCCTCAAGCTCATTTAGGGGGAAGAGTGCATGATATTCCGCAAGGTAATGTGTTGGGCGGTGGTTCTTCAGTTAATGCTCAGGTATATATGAGAGGTCGTGCCAGTGATTATAATGAATGGCAGCAGATCCTAGGTGGGGACGCTCAATGGGGGTGGGAGCATGTGCTGCCGTACTTTAAAGAGATGGAGTCGAATAATCGTTTATTGAACGAGTATCACGGCGCTTCCGGCCCCGTGCAGGTGTCGGATCCTCAGCATATCGATGATTCTTCTCGAGCATTTGTGCAAAGTGTACAAGCACAAGGAATTCCTTTTAATGACGATTTTAATGGCGTACAGCAAAAGGGCGTCGGTTTTTATCAATTTACAAATCGTAATGGTCGTCGTAGTAGCACGGCTTATGCTTTTTTAGGTGGAGATCAAACGCCGAATAACCTAGAGATCCAATTACAGTGTCGAGTTCATAAAGTCCTTATTGAAGAAGGCGCTGCGGTTGGGGTTATTTATGAAAATGAGAGTGGTGACGTTTTAGAAGCACGTTTAGATAATAGTTCCGCTGGAGAGGTGATTTTAGCCGCTGGCGCGTTAATTACTCCTAAGCTATTAATGCTTTCTGGGGTCGGTTGCGCGAAGCAGCTTGAGCAGCACGGTATTCGCTGTCTTGTTGACTTACCTGGTGTTGGAGAAAATTTAATTGATCATCCCGAAGTCCCAATCATAGCGACAGCGAAAAAAGGTTTTGGTTATTTTAAACAAGGAGAGGGCTGGCGGATGTGGCGTAATGGTTTGCAGTTTGCCCTGTTTGGCTCTGGGCCTGTCACGTCGGCGGGGGTGGAAGCCGGTGCTTTTGTCAACCCAACAAGTGTCACTAAAGAGGCGACAATACAGGCATTTTGTGTCCCTATGGTCTATCTAGATAGAGATGTGTTGAATCTTGTAAACCATGATTATGGTATGACGATTACCACGGTTGTGGTCAAACCTGTCTCCCGAGGGTATGTACGTTTAGCGTCTTCGAATGCAAACGATCAGCCTCTAGTGTGCCCTAATTTATTGAAAGAAGAGGCCGATTTGTCAGCCATGATAGAGGGGCAGCGCTTTTTTATTAAATCCTTTCAAACACCACCACTAGCAAATTCTATTACATCTATTGTTATACCTGACATAAATTCATTATCAGATGCGTGTTTGGCAGAACATTGTCGTAAAACGGTCAAAACAAACTATCATCCTGCTGGAACCTGCAAAATGGGTGCCGCGGAAGATCCTATGGCGGTGTTAAATAACCGCTTACAGGTCAAAGGTATCAAAGGGTTAAGAGTTTGTGACATGTCAGCCGTACCCAATATTAATGCGGGTAATACAAATGCGGTTGCTATGATGCTTGGGCAGCGTTGTGCTGATTTTATTTTAGCTGATGATAATTGA
- a CDS encoding TRAP transporter large permease: MSIFLLFLILFILLIIGVPVAVALGVSSLVFILIEGMPSVVVLHNMVNGVNSFPLIAIPFFILAGHLMNTGGITNRIFAFARALVGWLPGGLGHVNVGASVVFAGMSGAAVADAGGLGNVEIKAMKDAGYDSDFSVGITAASSTIGPIIPPSLPLVIYGVVADTSIGQLFAAGLIPGLLMAFSLMVMVSWYAKIRNYPKDERFSLPNLWFAFKRAFLPLLTPIIIVVGISTGVFTPTEAAVAAVAYALCLGAFVYRSLSIASVIRVSQETIETTASILLIVASSTIFAWILTANQIADLFAHSLLGFTDNAVLILLIMTLLVLILGCFMETIAAITILVPVLLPVAVQIGIDPVHFGIIMILNLMLGLLTPPVGMVLYVLAKVSNTPFERCVIATAPFLIPLVVVLLLLTFIPAITMWLPNLIYR; the protein is encoded by the coding sequence ATGTCGATTTTTCTATTGTTCTTAATATTGTTTATTTTGCTTATTATCGGTGTACCAGTGGCTGTTGCCTTAGGTGTTTCGTCCCTCGTTTTTATTCTAATTGAAGGGATGCCAAGTGTTGTTGTATTACATAACATGGTTAATGGTGTTAATAGCTTCCCATTAATTGCGATTCCTTTTTTCATCCTGGCGGGGCATTTAATGAACACTGGTGGGATTACTAATCGTATCTTTGCCTTCGCTCGAGCATTGGTTGGTTGGTTGCCTGGAGGTCTAGGCCACGTTAATGTTGGTGCGAGTGTGGTGTTTGCAGGCATGTCAGGAGCGGCTGTAGCGGATGCTGGCGGTTTAGGAAATGTTGAAATTAAAGCCATGAAAGACGCAGGCTATGATTCTGATTTCTCCGTTGGTATCACCGCGGCATCCTCAACGATTGGTCCAATTATCCCTCCTTCTCTTCCTTTGGTTATTTACGGAGTCGTTGCGGATACTTCCATAGGGCAACTTTTTGCAGCGGGCTTGATCCCTGGATTACTCATGGCTTTTTCTTTGATGGTTATGGTGTCATGGTATGCCAAAATTCGAAATTACCCTAAAGATGAACGCTTTAGTTTACCTAATCTTTGGTTTGCTTTTAAAAGGGCTTTCTTACCTCTGTTAACCCCCATAATTATAGTCGTTGGCATTTCTACTGGAGTATTTACTCCGACTGAAGCCGCGGTAGCCGCCGTTGCTTATGCTCTATGTTTAGGTGCCTTTGTCTATCGTTCTTTAAGTATTGCAAGTGTTATAAGAGTGTCGCAAGAAACCATTGAAACTACGGCGTCTATTCTTCTTATTGTGGCGAGTTCGACTATTTTTGCTTGGATTTTAACGGCCAACCAAATTGCCGATTTGTTTGCCCATAGCCTATTAGGTTTCACAGATAATGCGGTGCTTATTTTATTGATCATGACCTTGTTGGTATTAATTTTAGGCTGTTTCATGGAAACCATTGCGGCTATTACTATTTTGGTACCGGTGTTGTTACCTGTAGCGGTGCAAATTGGAATTGATCCTGTGCATTTTGGTATCATAATGATTCTGAATTTAATGCTTGGCTTATTAACCCCCCCTGTTGGTATGGTGCTCTATGTACTAGCCAAAGTGTCTAATACACCTTTTGAACGCTGTGTTATTGCAACGGCGCCTTTTTTAATCCCTCTTGTTGTTGTTTTGCTACTATTGACCTTTATTCCAGCGATTACCATGTGGTTACCAAACCTTATTTATCGTTAA
- a CDS encoding sugar kinase, with translation MEIIAKELSHIDCMALGEVMLRLDPGVDRIRKTDQFRVWEGGGEYNVIQGLSSCFGHKTGIITALVDNEVGHLIAGLVQRAGVSTDWIEWKEHDGIGRSVRNGMYFMERGFGERGAKAVMDRGHTPISQLTVKDIDWDALFAKAKPRWFHVGGVMAALSESSPSVVEASMIAAKKHGAIVSYDLNYRASLWKDRGGREAANACNARLTQKADVLFGIESLPREVDTLDKEVFSEALHSMKARFPNVQLFVTTMRIVKDASHNDWGGLCLHNGEIFASRDYNNLPIFDRVGGGDAFAAGLIHGLLNDQPMQTCIDLAAAHGALVMSTAGDNSMSSKEEVYAYAGGAGAAANR, from the coding sequence GTGGAAATTATTGCAAAAGAGTTGAGTCATATTGATTGTATGGCATTAGGTGAAGTCATGCTGCGCCTTGACCCTGGTGTGGATCGTATTCGTAAAACAGACCAGTTTCGTGTATGGGAAGGCGGTGGTGAATACAATGTGATTCAAGGGTTAAGCAGTTGCTTTGGTCATAAAACAGGCATCATAACAGCCTTAGTCGATAATGAAGTGGGCCACCTGATTGCAGGTCTGGTTCAAAGAGCGGGTGTGAGTACTGACTGGATTGAATGGAAAGAGCATGATGGTATTGGTCGATCTGTTCGAAATGGAATGTATTTTATGGAGCGTGGTTTTGGAGAACGAGGAGCAAAAGCGGTCATGGATCGTGGACATACTCCTATTTCACAACTAACGGTTAAGGATATTGATTGGGATGCTCTGTTTGCTAAGGCGAAGCCTCGTTGGTTCCATGTTGGTGGTGTCATGGCCGCCTTGTCTGAAAGTTCACCAAGCGTGGTTGAGGCTTCAATGATAGCCGCGAAGAAGCATGGTGCAATCGTCTCTTATGATTTAAATTACCGTGCTTCCTTATGGAAAGACAGAGGTGGGCGAGAGGCGGCAAATGCATGTAATGCACGTCTAACTCAAAAGGCAGATGTACTTTTTGGGATTGAATCCCTTCCAAGAGAAGTCGATACATTAGATAAAGAGGTGTTTTCAGAAGCGCTTCATTCTATGAAAGCACGCTTTCCGAATGTCCAACTGTTTGTTACGACTATGCGAATCGTGAAAGATGCCTCTCATAATGACTGGGGTGGGCTGTGTTTGCATAATGGCGAGATTTTCGCCTCACGTGATTACAATAACTTGCCTATATTTGATCGTGTTGGTGGCGGAGACGCTTTTGCCGCTGGCCTTATTCATGGGCTTTTGAATGATCAACCTATGCAAACCTGTATTGATCTGGCGGCCGCCCATGGTGCTTTGGTTATGAGCACAGCGGGTGATAATTCTATGTCGAGCAAAGAAGAAGTGTATGCTTATGCTGGTGGCGCAGGTGCGGCCGCTAATCGATAA
- a CDS encoding sialic acid TRAP transporter substrate-binding protein SiaP, giving the protein MLKQVFSARLSKDQFDRRSALSMIGMTALTIGLFSGSVQAATTIKWAHVYEVGSPYHQAALWAAEEMTTKTDGRVTIKVFPASSLGKEVELNEALNFGSVDMIYTGAIFAGSAYKPLALSGLPFVIRNYDHWKKYRDSELFDGIKKGYEKTTGHDITGFTYYGARHVTSNKPINSPEDMEGMKIRVPNAPMFLMFPKAVNANASPLAFSEVYLALQQGLVDAQENPLPTIKFKKFYEVQKYINLTGHMTNSLVTVVSGMTKNRLSKEDYALLDEVSVKAAARASDDINEAEENLAQWFRDQGLQVVEVDKKPFQDKVNSYLNSIDSGFSKENLSGISAL; this is encoded by the coding sequence ATGCTAAAGCAAGTATTCTCTGCGCGACTATCTAAAGATCAATTCGACCGTCGTTCCGCTCTATCTATGATAGGTATGACGGCACTTACAATTGGTTTATTTTCCGGGTCAGTTCAAGCCGCTACCACCATTAAATGGGCTCATGTATATGAAGTCGGCTCCCCGTATCATCAGGCGGCGCTTTGGGCAGCGGAAGAAATGACAACGAAAACAGATGGGCGAGTCACTATTAAAGTTTTTCCGGCATCGTCTTTAGGTAAAGAAGTAGAGTTAAATGAAGCCTTAAATTTTGGTTCGGTTGATATGATCTATACCGGTGCTATTTTTGCTGGCAGCGCCTATAAACCATTAGCGCTTTCTGGGTTACCTTTTGTGATTCGTAATTATGACCATTGGAAAAAATATCGTGATAGTGAATTGTTTGATGGGATAAAAAAAGGCTATGAAAAAACTACTGGGCACGATATTACTGGCTTTACCTATTATGGCGCTCGTCATGTAACCTCTAATAAGCCGATTAATTCCCCTGAAGATATGGAAGGAATGAAAATTCGTGTTCCCAATGCACCTATGTTCCTTATGTTCCCAAAAGCAGTCAATGCCAACGCCTCTCCGCTAGCCTTTTCTGAAGTGTATTTAGCATTACAACAGGGTTTGGTTGATGCTCAAGAAAATCCATTACCAACGATTAAATTCAAAAAATTCTATGAAGTTCAAAAATACATTAACCTTACGGGGCATATGACTAATTCCTTAGTGACGGTGGTTTCAGGTATGACTAAAAATCGGCTTAGTAAAGAAGACTATGCCTTATTAGATGAGGTTTCTGTAAAGGCCGCAGCTCGTGCATCGGATGATATTAATGAAGCGGAAGAAAATTTAGCCCAATGGTTCCGAGATCAAGGTTTGCAAGTAGTGGAAGTAGATAAAAAACCTTTCCAAGATAAAGTAAATAGTTATCTAAACTCTATTGATTCTGGGTTCTCTAAAGAAAATTTATCTGGCATTAGTGCGCTGTAA
- a CDS encoding ABC transporter permease encodes MNILSMMSNLPGMKRKRNTSKQAEGVLVALMLITFFASLRYDAFLSEYNIMTFLSYNSMFILIGLGMCFVIMTGGIDLSVGSVVALSSVVVAHASPYGIEVALPVGILVGVLTGAINAFVITKLKIVPFIATLAMMLGARGMALVLSDNQSVQVSWDSNFTQFGLGKMFDFIPWPIVAMLVAFVFCWMLLEKFAFGRHVLSIGGNEEASKLMGLEVNKTLFGVYILSGALAGLSGVMLASGFGAGQPLEGLGWELSAIAAVVVGGTLLTGGLGSITSTLLGAILLGLIFNILNFENGLGTISFSAYWQSVIRGGFLLVVVVIQAKVINNKMRRT; translated from the coding sequence ATGAATATATTGTCTATGATGTCAAACTTACCGGGCATGAAACGCAAGAGAAATACGTCGAAACAAGCGGAAGGCGTGTTGGTCGCGCTTATGTTGATTACTTTTTTTGCTAGTTTGCGTTATGACGCTTTTCTAAGTGAATACAATATCATGACGTTTCTGTCTTATAACTCTATGTTTATTTTGATTGGCCTTGGAATGTGCTTTGTCATTATGACTGGCGGCATTGATTTGTCTGTGGGTTCGGTCGTTGCACTGTCGAGTGTGGTCGTCGCTCATGCAAGTCCTTACGGTATTGAAGTCGCGTTACCTGTTGGAATCTTAGTTGGCGTTCTTACTGGAGCGATTAATGCCTTTGTCATCACAAAATTAAAGATTGTGCCATTCATTGCTACCTTAGCCATGATGTTAGGTGCCAGGGGGATGGCGTTAGTGCTATCCGATAATCAATCAGTGCAAGTCTCTTGGGACAGTAATTTTACTCAGTTTGGTCTTGGTAAAATGTTTGATTTCATCCCGTGGCCAATTGTCGCGATGTTGGTTGCCTTTGTCTTTTGCTGGATGTTATTGGAAAAATTTGCTTTTGGGCGCCATGTTTTATCCATTGGTGGTAATGAAGAAGCATCGAAGTTGATGGGACTCGAGGTAAATAAAACCCTATTTGGTGTGTATATATTAAGTGGCGCGTTAGCCGGTTTGTCAGGAGTAATGTTGGCATCAGGGTTTGGCGCGGGACAACCATTAGAGGGGTTAGGTTGGGAGTTATCTGCGATTGCGGCCGTAGTTGTTGGAGGAACGCTGTTAACGGGTGGCTTAGGTTCTATTACCTCAACACTATTGGGTGCTATTTTATTAGGGTTAATTTTTAATATTCTAAACTTTGAAAATGGCCTTGGCACCATCAGTTTTAGTGCTTATTGGCAGTCCGTTATTCGAGGTGGGTTCTTACTGGTTGTTGTGGTTATTCAAGCTAAAGTGATTAACAACAAAATGCGTCGAACCTAG
- a CDS encoding ABC transporter permease: MNSSTLAEKPKSKMPTVGTKIAAQIKNNGALWAFFLLLVINILITPNFLQIQTLYVNLTQVATVAIVAIGMTLVIASGGIDLSVGALMALAGTVAPMIFLSDYGVANPELGLFVAIVVAISAAGVAGLFNGFLISKYKIQPIIATLILFISGRGIAQVLTNGELQTFDNPSFEFIGTGRVFGVPVQAWITLVLALSIAWVLKRSIYGRYLLAVGGNEKAAELAGVPAKKVKLVTYMVCGILAGIAGIISTAINSASDANQTGQLMELDAISAAIVGGVLLTGGKAPILGAVLGAAIIQLVGYTLLANGVHDAVAMVAKAVIIIVAVYLQQVRGAKS, translated from the coding sequence ATGAACAGTTCAACGTTAGCAGAAAAACCGAAATCAAAGATGCCGACAGTCGGCACAAAAATAGCCGCGCAAATAAAAAATAATGGGGCGTTATGGGCCTTCTTTTTATTATTGGTAATTAATATTTTGATTACCCCTAATTTTTTACAAATCCAAACCTTATATGTGAATTTAACTCAGGTTGCGACGGTGGCGATTGTAGCGATTGGTATGACCCTAGTCATTGCTTCTGGAGGGATTGATCTTTCAGTGGGTGCTCTTATGGCTTTGGCGGGTACGGTAGCTCCGATGATTTTTTTATCGGATTATGGCGTGGCGAATCCAGAATTGGGTTTGTTTGTTGCCATAGTGGTCGCGATCAGTGCGGCTGGAGTGGCTGGTTTGTTTAATGGCTTTCTTATCAGTAAGTATAAAATTCAACCTATTATTGCAACCTTGATTCTCTTTATTTCAGGGCGAGGTATTGCCCAGGTGCTTACTAATGGAGAGTTACAGACCTTTGACAACCCCAGTTTTGAATTTATTGGGACTGGGCGTGTTTTTGGGGTACCTGTACAGGCATGGATCACTCTTGTATTAGCGCTGTCTATCGCGTGGGTACTAAAGCGTTCTATTTATGGTCGTTACTTATTAGCTGTGGGGGGGAATGAAAAAGCAGCAGAACTTGCTGGTGTTCCAGCCAAAAAAGTGAAATTAGTGACCTATATGGTCTGTGGAATACTGGCTGGTATCGCTGGCATCATTTCTACGGCAATTAATTCCGCTTCTGATGCAAACCAAACGGGTCAGTTAATGGAGCTGGATGCCATTTCGGCCGCCATAGTAGGTGGGGTATTGTTAACGGGAGGGAAAGCGCCAATCCTTGGTGCGGTTTTAGGTGCGGCCATTATTCAATTAGTGGGTTATACCCTATTAGCGAACGGTGTTCACGATGCGGTCGCTATGGTGGCTAAAGCGGTGATTATTATTGTTGCTGTTTATCTACAACAAGTGAGAGGGGCTAAATCATGA